The region TGTGAGCCGTGCAATCTTCCTCTCCCGAGGCCGCCCCGCGGCGTGCCGCCCTGCTGACGTTGGGGTGCGCCCGCAACGAGGTCGACTCCGAGGAGCTCGCCGGCCGTCTGGCCGGCAGCGGCTGGGAGCTCGTCGACGCGGAAGCCGACGGCGAGCCCGCGGACGTGATCGTCGTGAACACCTGCGGCTTCGTCGAGCAGGCGAAGAAGGACTCGATCGACACCCTGCTGTCCGCGTCGGACGTCGCGCGGCACAGCGGGGCGAAGGTCGTCGCGGTCGGCTGCATGGCCGAGCGGTACGGCGCGGAGCTGGCGGCGAGCCTGCCCGAGGCGGACGCGGTGCTGGGCTTCGACGCCTACCCGGACCTCGCCGAGCGCCTCGGGGACCTGCTCGACGGACACGCGCCCACCCCGCACGTCCCCGTGGACCGGCGCACGCTGCTGCCGATCTCGCCGGTGCAGCGCCCCGCGGCCAGCACCGACGTCGCGATCCCGGGCCACAGCTGGGTCCCGGACATCTCCCGGCGCCGCCTGTCGTCCGGCCCGGTCGCGTCGCTCAAGCTGGCCTCCGGGTGCGACCGGCGCTGCGCCTTCTGTGCCATCCCGTCCTTCCGCGGCTCGTTCGTGTCCCGCCCGCCGGAGGAGGTCCTGGCCGAGGCGCGGTGGCTCGCCCAGCAGGGCGTCCGGGAGCTGGTGCTGGTCAGCGAGAACTCGACGTCGTACGGCAAGGACCTGCCCGGCGGCACCCGCGCGCTGGTGGAGCTGCTGCCGGAGCTGGGCGCCGTACCCGGGATCGAGCGGGTGCGCGTGAGCTACCTGCAGCCGGCCGAGATGCGCCCGGACCTGATCTCGGTGATCGCGACGGCGCCCGGGCTGGCCCCGTACTTCGACCTCTCGTTCCAGCACGCGAGCGCGCCGGTGCTGCGCCGGATGCGCCGCTTCGGCTCGCGCCCGGACTT is a window of Pseudonocardia sp. T1-2H DNA encoding:
- the rimO gene encoding 30S ribosomal protein S12 methylthiotransferase RimO; translation: MQSSSPEAAPRRAALLTLGCARNEVDSEELAGRLAGSGWELVDAEADGEPADVIVVNTCGFVEQAKKDSIDTLLSASDVARHSGAKVVAVGCMAERYGAELAASLPEADAVLGFDAYPDLAERLGDLLDGHAPTPHVPVDRRTLLPISPVQRPAASTDVAIPGHSWVPDISRRRLSSGPVASLKLASGCDRRCAFCAIPSFRGSFVSRPPEEVLAEARWLAQQGVRELVLVSENSTSYGKDLPGGTRALVELLPELGAVPGIERVRVSYLQPAEMRPDLISVIATAPGLAPYFDLSFQHASAPVLRRMRRFGSRPDFLDLCERIRALAPEAGIRSNVIVGFPGETEEDLAELEAFLVGARLDAVGVFGYSDEDGTEAEGYEGKLSAEEVTARVARVSALVDELMAQRAEDRVGTEVVVLVESLSDEENDCVGRAAHQAPEVDGECVFDADELDGEPLRVGDLVRAVVVDTEGTDLVVSPREVVVAVEAVREAAQVTG